From one Amaranthus tricolor cultivar Red isolate AtriRed21 chromosome 17, ASM2621246v1, whole genome shotgun sequence genomic stretch:
- the LOC130804578 gene encoding uncharacterized protein LOC130804578 gives MESSSSLNLDELTSGASGRIIPLFHRAKSMAVFVIPSYNFLKKFIILFYSSFFCFLLLLLPPSHRFSSSSSSSDSPPVPKLRRRRSFEEEEDTLRRRAIAEALEMVPISINGNFEERENCRWSTSIFSGVRKNSLFCRSWFPVSGNIKGIIIIIHGLNEHGGRYSHFAMQLTSRNFGVYAMDWIGHGGSDGLHGFVPSLDHVVADTAAFLENVQAEYPGVPCFLFGHSTGGAVVLKAATNPLIERMVEGVILTSPALRVKPAHPVVKVMAPVFSLVAPRFQFKGANKRGIPVSRDPAQLLAKYSDPLVYTGPIRVRTGHEILRITAYLTRNFKSITVPFFVLHGTADRVTDPLASQDLYDQAASRFKDIKLYDGFLHDLLFEPEREEIAWDIINWMEKRLAASVD, from the exons ATGGAGTCATCATCTTCCTTGAATTTAGATGAGCTTACATCAGGTGCAAGCGGAAGAATTATTCCTCTTTTTCATCGAGCTAAATCAATGGCGGTTTTTGTTATTCcttcttataattttcttaagaaattcattattttgttttactcttcatttttttgtttCCTTCTCCTTCTGCTTCCTCCTTCGCATCgtttttcttcctcatcctcttCTTCGGATTCTCCGCCGGTTCCGAAGCTTCGGAGAAGGAGATCgtttgaagaagaggaggatacTCTTCGTCGTCGTGCGATTGCTGAAGCTTTGGAAATGGTTCCGATTTCTATAAATGGAAAttttgaggagagagaaaattgtCGTTGGAGTACTTCTATTTTCTCCGGTGTGAGGAAGAATTCCCTCTTTTGCCGCTCTTGGTTTCCTGTTTCCGGTAATATCAA GGGGATTATCATAATTATTCACGGACTTAATGAGCATGG TGGAAGATATTCTCATTTTGCAATGCAATTAACCTCTCGCAACTTTGGGGTGTATGCTATGGATTGGATTG gacaTGGTGGTAGTGATGGGCTACATGGTTTTGTTCCCTCTCTGGATCATGTGGTAGCCGATACT GCGGCCTTTTTGGAAAATGTCCAAGCTGAATATCCCGGGGTGCCTTGCTTCTTGTTTGGACACTCTACTGGGGGAGCTGTGGTATTAAAG gcagctACGAATCCACTCATTGAAAGAATGGTTGAAGGAGTCATATTGACCTCACCTGCCTTGCGTGTTAAGCCAGCGCATCCTGTGGTCAAG GTTATGGCACCTGTGTTCTCTTTAGTTGCACCAAGATTCCAGTTTAAAGGTGCTAACAAGAGGGGCATCCCAGTTTCCAGGGATCCAGCTCAGCTTCTTGCAAAATACTCCGATCCACTGGTTTATACTGGTCCGATACGTGTCCGAACAGGACACGAGATCTTGCGAATCACAGCATATTTGACACGCAACTTCAAATCCATCACTGTGCCATTCTTTGTACTTCACGGAACTGCAGACAGGGTGACTGATCCACTGGCTTCACAAGATCTCTACGATCAAGCAGCTTCCAGGTTCAAGGATATAAAGCTCTATGATGGCTTCTTGCACGATCTCCTCTTTGAACCTGAACGAGAAGAAATTGCATGGGATATAATCAACTGGATGGAGAAGAGGCTAGCCGCTTCAGTAGACTGA
- the LOC130803787 gene encoding uncharacterized protein LOC130803787, which produces MASNDEDEVEGAWYFGSNAYHSQSSSSSDEEPQEIDAQQIEQQDQRKTRLTNELRHLILHEMLSLKVSDSLPHGTFVRIANKYGYTPRSIRNLWKRAIETKEENKPYVVDSKYKNCGRKRVQVPPNVLESKPMGERTCIRDFATCLNLAPTTVWRLIRRGEIKAHSNPLHPYLTDANKARRVEWILSLIQEDTIHHHPMYKGMYDFIHIDEKWFYLTKKTQRVYLAHKENIPYRAGNSSKFIPKAIFLGAVARPRWNQYGQCTFDGKIGIFPFISRVTKP; this is translated from the coding sequence ATGGCTTCAAACGATGAAGATGAGGTAGAGGGGGCTTGGTATTTTGGATCAAATGCATACCATTCACAGTCAAGCTCCAGTTCTGACGAGGAACCACAAGAAATTGAtgcacaacaaatagaacagcAAGATCAACGTAAAACAAGGCTTACGAACGAGTTGAGGCATCTCATTTTACATGAAATGTTGTCACTTAAAGTAAGTGACTCACTCCCACATGGTACATTCGTACGAATAGCAAACAAATACGGTTACACACCAAGATCAATTCGAAACTTATGGAAACGTGCAATTGAAACCAAAGAAGAAAACAAGCCTTATGTTGTCGATTCAAAGTACAAGAATTGTGGAAGAAAAAGAGTTCAAGTGCCACCAAACGTACTTGAATCAAAACCAATGGGTGAACGTACATGCATAAGAGATTTTGCAACATGCTTAAACTTGGCACCAACAACGGTTTGGCGATTGATACGAAGGGGGGAGATTAAGGCACATTCAAATCCATTACACCCTTATTTAACAGATGCAAACAAGGCAAGAAGGGTTGAGTGGATTTTAAGTCTCATTCAAGAAGatacaattcatcatcatccaatgtATAAAGGTATGTATGACTTCATACATATTGatgaaaaatggttttacttaacCAAGAAGACACAAAGAGTTTATCTAGCACACAAAGAAAATATTCCATATAGGGCGGGaaattcatcaaaattcattccaaaagCTATATTTTTAGGGGCGGTTGCAAGGCCTAGATGGAATCAATATGGCCAATGCACATTTGATGGGAAAATCGGAATTTTCCCTTTCATAAGTAGGGTTACGAAACCTTGA
- the LOC130804579 gene encoding leucine-rich repeat receptor-like serine/threonine-protein kinase SKM1: protein MLLTLSNFTIYLFLLISLTFEPIKGNEINHLLSFKSLIKDPTHSLFNWNHSITLCDWNGITCTPNKTHVQKINLSSKNLSGKISPSLFHLSNVISIDLSMNQFHGKIPNNIFSTMSLNSLNLSNNNLTSHIPSPMQYGTMLKNLDLSNNLIFGNIPKNLGILSNLRYLDLGGNVLTGKIPSSISNMTYLEYLTLASNQLLGEIPNELGKLKNLKWVYLGYNNFSGTIPNDLGMLKSLYHLDLVYNKLKGKIPFSFGNLTNLEYLFLYQNKLSGKIPSSIYSLKNLVSLDLSDNFFSGEISENISHLKKLQVLHLFTNNLTGKIPKSISLLKNLQVLQLWSNKFHGEIPKILGKSNNLTILDLSTNSLSGEIPDSLCNSGNLFKLILFSNSLSGSIPSSLGSCHSLKRIRLENNSLSGGLPKGFSKLQNVYFLDISRNDLSGNINQGKWDMPMLQMLNLAKNKFVGGLPDLASSNKLENLDLSENRFNGTILPSYGLLDELMLLSLARNRIIGSIPKELASCKKLVTLDLSHNGLSGPIPRGLGQMPVLGQLDLSENQLSGEIPESLGTTNSLIEVNVSHNHLSGVLPSAGAFLAINLSAVTGNDLCGGPHSIIGLPPCQRDKSPTTTVWWGLAISLGVLMLVVVIILCVFITIKRRRQRLLLVQRMEIKDSIWEVQFFDQKASKLVPIQDIINMKNDNTMQFEVEELNVNKHYIISCDNLWDKIAQFGKIKHPNIVRLLGACKYDKGGLLIYDKVQGKSLNEVVNGLSWEHRRRIALGIARALKFLHYHCSPSVLVGEMSPERVFVGEGGKVCLRLSLGGVFCLGPKSFMSSAYVAPEAKETKEITDKNDIYGYGLVLIELLTGKGPTDTELGAHHEIIEWARYCYSDCHFDTWIDSGIQEQWLNKPNEIVETMNLALQCTANDPSARPCSSDVVQSLESILKTRRCVLGLEISK, encoded by the exons ATGCTCCTAACATTATCAAACTTCACCATTTACCTGTTCCTCCTAATTTCCCTTACCTTTGAACCCATCAAAGGGAATGAAATCAATCatcttttatccttcaaaagtCTAATAAAAGACCCAACTCATTCCCTTTTCAATTGGAATCATTCCATTACACTTTGCGATTGGAATGGAATTACATGTACACCCAATAAAACCCATGTCCAAAAAATCAATCTTTCAAGTAAAAACCTCTCAGGTAAAATTTCCCCTTCACTATTTCACCTTTCTAATGTTATTTCCATTGATCTTTCAATGAATCAATTTCATGGAAAAATcccaaataatattttttctacCATGTCACTAAATAGTTTAAATTTGAGCAATAATAATCTCACTAGTCATATACCTAGTCCCATGCAATATGGGACTATGCTCAAAAATTTAGACTTATCCAATAATTTGATATTTGGGAACATTCCCAAAAATCTAGGAATACTAAGTAATTTAAGGTATCTTGATCTTGGAGGGAATGTTCTTACAGGTAAGATCCCGAGTTCGATTTCCAATATGACCTATTTAGAGTATTTAACATTGGCTTCTAACCAACTTTTAGGTGAAATTCCAAATGAGTtgggaaaattaaaaaatttgaaatgggtTTATTTGGGTTACAACAATTTTTCAGGAACAATCCCAAATGATTTGGGTATGTTAAAATCTCTTTATCATCTTGATCTTGTTTATAACAAATTAAAGGGTAAAATTCCCTTTTCTTTTGGTAATCTTACAAATCTTGAATATCTTTTTCtttaccaaaataaattaagtggTAAAATTCCTTCCTCTATTTATTCACTAAAAAATCTAGTTTCCCTAGATTTAagtgataattttttttcaggAGAAATTTCTGAAAATATTTCCCATCTTAAAAAATTACAAGTTCTTCATTTATTTACCAATAATTTAACAGGAAAAATCCCAAAGTCTATTTCTTTATTGAAAaatcttcaagttcttcaattaTGGTCTAATAAATTTCATGGGGAAATACCTAAAATTCTTGGGAAATCCAATAACCTTACAATTTTAGACCTTTCTACCAATTCCCTTTCTGGGGAAATCCCTGATTCCCTTTGTAATTCAGGAAATCTTTTTAAGCTTATTCTGTTTTCCAATTCCCTTTCTGGGAGTATCCCATCTAGTTTGGGATCATGCCATTCTTTAAAAAGAATTAGGCTTGAAAATAATTCCCTTTCTGGTGGGTTACCCAAGGGTTTTAGCAAGCTtcaaaatgtttattttctTGATATTTCAAGGAATGATCTTTCAGGGAATATTAATCAAGGGAAATGGGATATGCCAATGTTACAAATGCTAAATTTGGCTAAAAATAAGTTTGTGGGTGGGTTGCCTGATTTGGCAAGTAGTAATAAGCTTGAGAATTTGGATTTATCTGAAAATAGATTTAATGGTACTATTCTTCCTAGTTATGGTTTGTTGGATGAGTTGATGTTGTTGAGCCTTGCTAGGAATCGGATTATAGGATCAATTCCTAAGGAGTTAGCCTCATGCAAGAAATTGGTAACCCTTGATCTTAGCCATAATGGGCTTTCTGGTCCAATCCCTCGAGGATTGGGTCAGATGCCCGTTTTAGGTCAGTTGGACTTATCGGAAAATCAACTCTCTGGTGAGATTCCCGAGAGTTTGGGGACAACAAATTCATTGATCGAGGTCAATGTATCCCACAACCACCTAAGTGGAGTGTTGCCCTCCGCAGGGGCATTCCTTGCCATCAATTTGAGTGCAGTGACAGGGAATGACCTTTGCGGTGGGCCCCACTCTATAATCGGATTGCCACCATGTCAAAGGGATAAGAGTCCTACCACAACCGTGTGGTGGGGCCTGGCTATATCCCTAGGTGTACTCATGTTGGTAGTGGTTATCATTTTGTGTGTATTTATTACCATCAAGAGGAGGAGACAAAGACTATTGTTAGTCCAAAGAATGGAGATTAAAGATAGCATTTGGGAAGTTCAATTCTTTGATCAAAAGGCATCCAAACTTGTACCTATTCAAGACATAATTAACATGAAAAATGATAATACCATGCAATTTGAAGTGGAAGAATTGAATGTTAATAAACATTACATAATCTCATGTGATAATTTGTGGGATAAAATTGCACAATTTGGTAAAATCAAGCATCCAAACATTGTAAGGCTTCTTGGGGCATGCAAGTATGATAAAGGAGGGCTTTTGATATATGACAAAGTACAAGGGAAGTCTTTGAATGAAGTTGTAAATGGTTTAAGTTGGGAACATAGAAGAAGAATTGCTTTAGGGATTGCTAGAGCATTGAAGTTCCTCCATTATCATTGTTCGCCAAGCGTCTTGGTTGGCGAAATGTCACCGGAGAGAGTTTTCGTCGGAGAAGGCGGTAAGGTTTGCCTGAGATTGAGTCTTGGTGGGGTGTTTTGCTTAGGACCTAAAAGTTTCATGTCTTCGGCATATGTTGCTCCAG AAGCAAAAGAGACCAAAGAGATCACTGACAAGAATGATATCTATGGATATGGTCTAGTTCTTATTGAACTTCTGACCGGAAAAGGGCCCACAGACACCGAGCTGGGGGCCCACCATGAGATCATCGAGTGGGCTAGATACTGTTATTCGGACTGTCATTTTGACACGTGGATCGATTCCGGGATCCAAGAGCAATGGTTAAATAAACCAAATGAGATTGTGGAGACTATGAATTTGGCCCTTCAATGCACTGCTAATGACCCAAGTGCTAGGCCTTGTTCAAGTGATGTGGTTCAAAGTTTAGAGTCTATTTTGAAGACTAGAAGGTGTGTTTTAGGGTTGGAAATctcaaaatga
- the LOC130804580 gene encoding homeobox-leucine zipper protein ATHB-15-like isoform X1, which yields MAVSSACRDANKMAADAGKYVRYTPEQVEALERVYHECPKPSSLRRQQLVRECPILSNIEPKQIKVWFQNRRCREKQRKESSRLQAVNRKLTAMNKLLMEENDRLQKQVGQLVYENSYFRQQTQNATLATTDTSCDSVVTSGQQQITSERPPKDASPAGLMSIAEETLTEFLSKATGTAIEWIQMPGMKPGPDSIGIIAISHGCTGVAARACGLVSLEPTRVAEILKDRLSWYRDCRAVDVMNVMSTGNGGTIELLYLQLYALTTLAPARDFWLMRYTSLLEDGSIVICERSLNNTQNGPSMPSVEHFVRAEILPSGYLIRPCEGGGSIIHIVDHMDLEPWRVPEVLHPLYESSTLLAQRTTMAALRQLRQISQEISQPDITGFGRRPAALRAFSQRLSKGFNEAVNGFMDEGWSMIESDGVDDVTILVNSSPNKMMGANQFYSNGFPSVGTSVLCARASMLLQNVPPAVLLRFLREHRSEWADSGIDAYAAAAVKAAPCTIPVARTGCVGGQVILPLAHTIENEEQFMEVVRLENLGHYREDMFMPGDIFLLQLCNGVDENAVGACAELIFAPIDASFSDDAPLLPSGFRIIPVDSSKDISSPKCTLDLTSALEIGSAGNKALGDKNRSGSGKSVMTIAFQFAFEIHLQASVASMARQYVRSIISSVQRVASALSPSRFGSLDDSSLSPGTPEAQTLSRWICQSYRCYLGVELLKSCHEGGESVLKTLWHHSDAILCCSLKALPVFTFANQAGLDMLETTLVALQDITLEKIFDEQGRKDLFPELPQIMQQGFICLQGGICMSSMGRPISYERAVAWKVFSDSEDAQCMCFMFINWSFV from the exons ATGGCTGTGAGCTCGGCTTGTAGGGACGCTAACAAAATGGCTGCAGATGCCGGAAAATATGTCCGGTACACGCCTGAGCAGGTTGAAGCCCTTGAGAGGGTTTACCATGAGTGCCCCAAACCCAGCTCTCTTCGTCGTCAACAGCTTGTTAGGGAATGCCCTATCCTCTCCAACATCGAGCccaaacaaattaaagtttggTTTCAGAACCGAAG ATGTCGAGAGAAGCAAAGAAAAGAGTCATCGAGATTGCAGGCAGTGAATCGGAAATTGACCGCAATGAACAAGcttttaatggaggaaaatgATAGGTTGCAAAAGCAAGTTGGTCAGTTGGTTTACGAAAATAGTTATTTTCGTCAACAGACCCAAAAT GCGACACTGGCCACCACAGATACCAGTTGTGACTCAGTGGTGACGAGTGGCCAACAACAAATAACTTCTGAGCGTCCTCCAAAGGATGCGAGCCCTGCAGG ACTTATGTCTATTGCAGAGGAGACTTTAACAGAGTTTCTTTCGAAGGCAACTGGAACCGCTATTGAGTGGATCCAAATGCCTGGAATGAAG CCTGGTCCGGATTCCATTGGAATCATTGCTATTTCTCACGGATGCACTGGAGTTGCGGCTCGTGCATGTGGTCTTGTGAGTCTAGAACCCACAAGAGTTGCCGAAATCCTTAAAGATCGGCTATCATGGTATCGTGATTGTCGAGCTGTTGATGTGATGAACGTGATGTCTACTGGAAATGGGGGAACAATAGAATTACTTTATTTGCAG CTTTATGCACTTACAACTTTGGCCCCAGCCCGTGATTTTTGGTTGATGCGCTACACTTCTCTTCTCGAAGATGGCAGCATTGTG ATCTGCGAAAGATCACTAAACAACACTCAGAACGGTCCCAGTATGCCTTCAGTAGAGCATTTTGTGAGAGCCGAAATTTTGCCTAGCGGTTATCTGATTAGACCCTGTGAAGGGGGTGGGTCCATAATTCACATTGTAGATCATATGGACCTAGAG ccATGGAGGGTACCTGAAGTGCTGCACCCACTATACGAGTCATCTACTTTGCTAGCTCAAAGGACAACAATGGCG GCTTTAAGACAGTTAAGGCAGATTTCTCAAGAGATATCTCAACCCGATATCACTGGTTTCGGAAGGCGCCCGGCAGCTTTACGTGCTTTCAGCCAGAGGTTAAGCAA AGGTTTTAATGAAGCCGTTAACGGATTCATGGACGAAGGATGGTCTATGATAGAGAGTGATGGAGTCGATGATGTGACGATCCTAGTCAATTCATCGCCTAATAAAATGATGGGTGCAAATCAATTCTATAGCAATGGATTTCCTTCTGTGGGTACTTCTGTGCTATGTGCCCGAGCTTCCATGCTTTTACAG AATGTGCCTCCTGCAGTGCTCCTAAGGTTCTTGCGAGAACATCGATCTGAATGGGCGGATAGCGGCATTGATGCCTATGCAGCAGCTGCTGTCAAGGCTGCACCTTGTACAATTCCAGTGGCTCGTACTGGATGTGTCGGGGGTCAGGTCATTCTTCCTCTTGCGCACACGATTGAAAATGAAGAG CAGTTTATGGAGGTTGTTAGGCTTGAAAATCTTGGCCATTATCGAGAAGACATGTTCATGCCAGGAGACATATTTCTACTTCAA CTCTGTAACGGAGTAGATGAAAATGCTGTAGGCGCATGTGCAGAACTTATTTTTGCTCCCATTGATGCATCATTCTCTGACGATGCTCCTCTTCTTCCTTCCGGTTTCAGAATCATTCCTGTTGATTCGTCCAAG GACATTTCAAGTCCAAAATGCACTCTTGACCTTACATCTGCCCTTGAGATTGGATCAGCTGGAAACAAAGCACTTGGCGATAAAAACCGGTCTGGAAGTGGGAAATCTGTGATGACTATAGCTTTTCAGTTTGCCTTTGAAATACACCTTCAAGCGAGTGTTGCATCTATGGCCCGGCAGTATGTTAGGAGTATCATATCTTCTGTGCAAAGGGTTGCATCTGCGCTATCCCCTTCTCGATTTGGTTCTCTTGATGATTCTTCTTTATCACCCGGGACTCCTGAGGCACAAACGCTCTCTCGTTGGATTTGTCAAAGCTACAG GTGCTATCTAGGAGTGGAATTACTTAAATCTTGCCACGAAGGAGGAGAATCTGTACTCAAAACTCTCTGGCACCATTCGGATGCCATTTTGTGCTGCTCTTTAAAG GCACTGCCAGTTTTCACGTTTGCAAATCAAGCAGGACTCGACATGCTAGAGACTACCCTCGTTGCGCTTCAAGATATTACATTGGAAAAGATTTTTGATGAACAAGGCCGTAAAGATCTCTTCCCGGAGCTGCCTCAGATAATGCAGCAG GGGTTCATTTGCCTTCAAGGAGGTATTTGCATGTCGAGCATGGGAAGACCGATTTCGTACGAACGGGCAGTTGCATGGAAGGTGTTTAGTGACTCGGAGGATGCTCAGTGCATGTGTTTTATGTTTATCAACTGGTCTTTTGTATGA
- the LOC130804580 gene encoding homeobox-leucine zipper protein ATHB-15-like isoform X2 produces the protein MAVSSACRDANKMAADAGKYVRYTPEQVEALERVYHECPKPSSLRRQQLVRECPILSNIEPKQIKVWFQNRRCREKQRKESSRLQAVNRKLTAMNKLLMEENDRLQKQVGQLVYENSYFRQQTQNATLATTDTSCDSVVTSGQQQITSERPPKDASPAGLMSIAEETLTEFLSKATGTAIEWIQMPGMKPGPDSIGIIAISHGCTGVAARACGLVSLEPTRVAEILKDRLSWYRDCRAVDVMNVMSTGNGGTIELLYLQLYALTTLAPARDFWLMRYTSLLEDGSIVICERSLNNTQNGPSMPSVEHFVRAEILPSGYLIRPCEGGGSIIHIVDHMDLEPWRVPEVLHPLYESSTLLAQRTTMAALRQLRQISQEISQPDITGFGRRPAALRAFSQRLSKGFNEAVNGFMDEGWSMIESDGVDDVTILVNSSPNKMMGANQFYSNGFPSVGTSVLCARASMLLQNVPPAVLLRFLREHRSEWADSGIDAYAAAAVKAAPCTIPVARTGCVGGQVILPLAHTIENEEFMEVVRLENLGHYREDMFMPGDIFLLQLCNGVDENAVGACAELIFAPIDASFSDDAPLLPSGFRIIPVDSSKDISSPKCTLDLTSALEIGSAGNKALGDKNRSGSGKSVMTIAFQFAFEIHLQASVASMARQYVRSIISSVQRVASALSPSRFGSLDDSSLSPGTPEAQTLSRWICQSYRCYLGVELLKSCHEGGESVLKTLWHHSDAILCCSLKALPVFTFANQAGLDMLETTLVALQDITLEKIFDEQGRKDLFPELPQIMQQGFICLQGGICMSSMGRPISYERAVAWKVFSDSEDAQCMCFMFINWSFV, from the exons ATGGCTGTGAGCTCGGCTTGTAGGGACGCTAACAAAATGGCTGCAGATGCCGGAAAATATGTCCGGTACACGCCTGAGCAGGTTGAAGCCCTTGAGAGGGTTTACCATGAGTGCCCCAAACCCAGCTCTCTTCGTCGTCAACAGCTTGTTAGGGAATGCCCTATCCTCTCCAACATCGAGCccaaacaaattaaagtttggTTTCAGAACCGAAG ATGTCGAGAGAAGCAAAGAAAAGAGTCATCGAGATTGCAGGCAGTGAATCGGAAATTGACCGCAATGAACAAGcttttaatggaggaaaatgATAGGTTGCAAAAGCAAGTTGGTCAGTTGGTTTACGAAAATAGTTATTTTCGTCAACAGACCCAAAAT GCGACACTGGCCACCACAGATACCAGTTGTGACTCAGTGGTGACGAGTGGCCAACAACAAATAACTTCTGAGCGTCCTCCAAAGGATGCGAGCCCTGCAGG ACTTATGTCTATTGCAGAGGAGACTTTAACAGAGTTTCTTTCGAAGGCAACTGGAACCGCTATTGAGTGGATCCAAATGCCTGGAATGAAG CCTGGTCCGGATTCCATTGGAATCATTGCTATTTCTCACGGATGCACTGGAGTTGCGGCTCGTGCATGTGGTCTTGTGAGTCTAGAACCCACAAGAGTTGCCGAAATCCTTAAAGATCGGCTATCATGGTATCGTGATTGTCGAGCTGTTGATGTGATGAACGTGATGTCTACTGGAAATGGGGGAACAATAGAATTACTTTATTTGCAG CTTTATGCACTTACAACTTTGGCCCCAGCCCGTGATTTTTGGTTGATGCGCTACACTTCTCTTCTCGAAGATGGCAGCATTGTG ATCTGCGAAAGATCACTAAACAACACTCAGAACGGTCCCAGTATGCCTTCAGTAGAGCATTTTGTGAGAGCCGAAATTTTGCCTAGCGGTTATCTGATTAGACCCTGTGAAGGGGGTGGGTCCATAATTCACATTGTAGATCATATGGACCTAGAG ccATGGAGGGTACCTGAAGTGCTGCACCCACTATACGAGTCATCTACTTTGCTAGCTCAAAGGACAACAATGGCG GCTTTAAGACAGTTAAGGCAGATTTCTCAAGAGATATCTCAACCCGATATCACTGGTTTCGGAAGGCGCCCGGCAGCTTTACGTGCTTTCAGCCAGAGGTTAAGCAA AGGTTTTAATGAAGCCGTTAACGGATTCATGGACGAAGGATGGTCTATGATAGAGAGTGATGGAGTCGATGATGTGACGATCCTAGTCAATTCATCGCCTAATAAAATGATGGGTGCAAATCAATTCTATAGCAATGGATTTCCTTCTGTGGGTACTTCTGTGCTATGTGCCCGAGCTTCCATGCTTTTACAG AATGTGCCTCCTGCAGTGCTCCTAAGGTTCTTGCGAGAACATCGATCTGAATGGGCGGATAGCGGCATTGATGCCTATGCAGCAGCTGCTGTCAAGGCTGCACCTTGTACAATTCCAGTGGCTCGTACTGGATGTGTCGGGGGTCAGGTCATTCTTCCTCTTGCGCACACGATTGAAAATGAAGAG TTTATGGAGGTTGTTAGGCTTGAAAATCTTGGCCATTATCGAGAAGACATGTTCATGCCAGGAGACATATTTCTACTTCAA CTCTGTAACGGAGTAGATGAAAATGCTGTAGGCGCATGTGCAGAACTTATTTTTGCTCCCATTGATGCATCATTCTCTGACGATGCTCCTCTTCTTCCTTCCGGTTTCAGAATCATTCCTGTTGATTCGTCCAAG GACATTTCAAGTCCAAAATGCACTCTTGACCTTACATCTGCCCTTGAGATTGGATCAGCTGGAAACAAAGCACTTGGCGATAAAAACCGGTCTGGAAGTGGGAAATCTGTGATGACTATAGCTTTTCAGTTTGCCTTTGAAATACACCTTCAAGCGAGTGTTGCATCTATGGCCCGGCAGTATGTTAGGAGTATCATATCTTCTGTGCAAAGGGTTGCATCTGCGCTATCCCCTTCTCGATTTGGTTCTCTTGATGATTCTTCTTTATCACCCGGGACTCCTGAGGCACAAACGCTCTCTCGTTGGATTTGTCAAAGCTACAG GTGCTATCTAGGAGTGGAATTACTTAAATCTTGCCACGAAGGAGGAGAATCTGTACTCAAAACTCTCTGGCACCATTCGGATGCCATTTTGTGCTGCTCTTTAAAG GCACTGCCAGTTTTCACGTTTGCAAATCAAGCAGGACTCGACATGCTAGAGACTACCCTCGTTGCGCTTCAAGATATTACATTGGAAAAGATTTTTGATGAACAAGGCCGTAAAGATCTCTTCCCGGAGCTGCCTCAGATAATGCAGCAG GGGTTCATTTGCCTTCAAGGAGGTATTTGCATGTCGAGCATGGGAAGACCGATTTCGTACGAACGGGCAGTTGCATGGAAGGTGTTTAGTGACTCGGAGGATGCTCAGTGCATGTGTTTTATGTTTATCAACTGGTCTTTTGTATGA